In Macadamia integrifolia cultivar HAES 741 chromosome 1, SCU_Mint_v3, whole genome shotgun sequence, a single window of DNA contains:
- the LOC122059320 gene encoding uncharacterized protein LOC122059320: METTKVGGHIIVDDFQILSKDWELQGHLCKLRSIKMWLVEAPKASFPTMSQIEDPPTVAVSLRVHVGNFKSGPGASHANDTRYRSTLQHVQERVKNVGHKRKTRFASWNIGSLTGKSLELIDVMRRRRINIACIQETRWKGMKAKMLDDFKLWYLGDQSGRDGVGIVVDKDLKNDVVDVKRVGDRIISLKLVLDKEVKIISVYAPQAGLDESYKLQFWEHMDELMYSFKSDEKIIMGDDLNGHIGKDMRGYVEVHGGYGVGERNEEGTSILDFTTTYDLFIANTLFIKREEHSISYKNGQHSSQIDFFLTRRPDRWMCKVCKVIPEESLTSQHRC, from the exons ATGGAGACCACTAAGGTTGGAGGACACATCATAGTTGATGActtccaaatcttatcgaaAGATTGGGAGTTGCAAGGCCATCTATGCAAATTGCGCTCCATCAAGATGTGGCTCGTCGAGGCACCGAAAGCAAGCTTCCCAACTATGTCGCAAATAGAAGACCCTCCAACAGTAGCAGTATCACTAAGAGTGCATGTGGGCAATTTTAAGAGTGGCCCAGG GGCATCCCATGCAAATGACACACGGTATCGATCTACTTTGCAACATGTTCAAGAGCGTGTTAAGAATGTTGGTCATAAAAGGAAGACTCGATTTGCTTCCTGGAACATTGGTTCACTGACGGGCAAGAGTTTGGAATTGATAGATGTCatgaggaggagaaggattAACATTGCATGTAtccaagagactagatggaaagGGATGAAAGCTAAGATGTTGGACgactttaaactttggtattTGGGAGACCAAAGTGGAAGAGATGGAGTTGGCATAGTGGTGGATAAAGACTTGAAAAATGATGTGGTAGATGTTAAAAGAGTAGGAGACAGGATCATATCCTTAAAGCTGGTGTTAGATAAAGAAGTCAAAATTATTAGCGTTTATGCTCCACAAGCAGGATTGGATGAGAGCTACAAgctacaattttgggaacacatggatgaaTTGATGTATAGTTTTAAATCGGATGAAAAGATTATTATGGGAGACGATCTAAACGGACATATTGGGAAGGATATGAGAGGTTATGTAGAGGTGCATGGAGGTTAtggagttggggagaggaatgaAGAGGGAACCTCAATTCTGGACTTCACAACCACTTATGATCTATTCATTGCTAACACTCTTTTCATTAAAAGGGAAGAACACTCAATTAGTTACAAAAATGGACAGCATTCCAGTCAAATAGACTTCTTCCTCACTAGAAGGCCTGACAGATGGATGTGTAAGGTCTGTAAGGTCATCCCTGAGGAGAGTTTAACCTCTCAACATAGATGTTGA